A genomic stretch from Serratia entomophila includes:
- the fadA gene encoding acetyl-CoA C-acyltransferase FadA, whose product MENVVIVDAVRTPMGRSKGGAFRQVRAEDLSAHLMRAVLSRNPALDAAEIDDIYWGCVQQTLEQGFNIARNAALLAEIPHRVPAVTVNRLCGSSMQALHDAARAIMVGDAQVSLIGGVEHMGHVPMNHGVDFHPGLSRSVAKAAGMMGLTAEMLAKMHNISRQMQDEFAARSHQRAHAATLAGYFKNEIIPTSGHDADGVLTRYDFDEVIRPETTVESLAALRPAFDPVNGTVTAGTSSALSDGASAMLLMSESRAKALGLKARARIRSMAVVGCDPSIMGYGPVPASKLALKRASLSVQDIDLFELNEAFAAQALPCIKDLGLMDSLDDKINLNGGAIALGHPLGCSGSRISTTLLNNMERRDVQFGLATMCIGLGQGIATVFERV is encoded by the coding sequence ATGGAAAACGTAGTTATTGTTGATGCCGTACGCACGCCGATGGGCCGCTCCAAAGGCGGCGCCTTCCGCCAGGTACGCGCTGAAGATCTTTCCGCCCACCTGATGCGCGCGGTGCTGAGCCGCAACCCGGCGCTGGATGCCGCCGAGATTGATGACATTTACTGGGGCTGCGTGCAGCAAACGCTGGAGCAGGGCTTCAACATCGCCCGCAACGCGGCGCTGCTGGCCGAGATCCCGCACCGGGTGCCGGCGGTAACCGTCAACCGCCTGTGCGGTTCTTCGATGCAGGCGCTGCACGACGCGGCGCGCGCCATTATGGTCGGCGACGCGCAGGTGAGCCTGATCGGCGGCGTTGAACATATGGGCCATGTGCCGATGAATCACGGGGTGGATTTCCACCCGGGCCTGAGCCGCAGCGTGGCCAAGGCTGCCGGCATGATGGGCCTGACCGCCGAGATGCTGGCCAAGATGCACAACATCAGCCGCCAGATGCAGGATGAGTTCGCCGCCCGTTCACACCAGCGCGCGCACGCCGCCACCCTAGCCGGCTACTTCAAAAACGAAATCATCCCGACCAGCGGCCACGACGCCGACGGCGTGCTGACCCGTTATGACTTCGACGAAGTGATCCGCCCGGAAACTACCGTTGAAAGCCTGGCCGCGCTGCGCCCGGCGTTCGACCCGGTCAACGGCACCGTCACCGCCGGCACCTCTTCGGCGCTGTCGGACGGCGCTTCCGCCATGCTGCTGATGAGCGAATCACGTGCAAAAGCGCTGGGTCTGAAAGCGCGCGCGCGCATCCGTTCGATGGCGGTAGTCGGCTGCGATCCTTCCATCATGGGTTACGGCCCGGTGCCGGCCAGCAAGCTGGCGCTGAAGCGCGCCAGCCTGAGCGTGCAGGATATCGATCTGTTCGAACTGAACGAAGCCTTTGCCGCCCAGGCTCTGCCTTGCATCAAGGATTTAGGGCTGATGGACAGCCTCGACGACAAGATCAACCTGAACGGCGGCGCCATCGCGCTTGGCCACCCGTTGGGCTGTTCCGGTTCGCGCATCTCGACCACTTTGCTGAACAACATGGAACGCCGCGACGTGCAGTTCGGCCTGGCGACCATGTGCATCGGCCTGGGTCAGGGCATCGCCACCGTGTTTGAACGCGTTTAG
- the fre gene encoding NAD(P)H-flavin reductase — protein MTILSCKVTSVEAITDTVYRVRLVPEAPFSFRAGQYLMVVMDERDKRPFSLASTPTQQDYIELHIGASELNLYAMAVMDRILKEQAITVDIPHGDAWLREEGSRPLVLIAGGTGFSYARSILLTALEQQPDRDISIYWGGRELKHLYDLSELEALSLQHPNLKVIPVVEQPEDEWRGRSGTVLSAVLQDFGTLAEHDIYIAGRFEMAKIARERFCAERGAQEAHMFGDAFSFI, from the coding sequence ATGACAATATTGAGCTGTAAAGTGACCTCGGTAGAGGCCATTACCGATACGGTTTATCGGGTACGTTTGGTGCCAGAAGCACCGTTTTCGTTTAGGGCAGGGCAATACCTGATGGTCGTGATGGATGAGCGCGACAAACGCCCATTCTCGCTGGCATCTACGCCGACGCAGCAGGACTACATCGAGCTGCACATCGGCGCCTCGGAACTGAATCTGTACGCTATGGCGGTGATGGATCGCATTCTGAAAGAGCAGGCGATCACCGTGGATATTCCGCACGGCGACGCCTGGCTGCGCGAAGAGGGCAGCCGCCCGTTGGTACTGATCGCCGGCGGTACCGGCTTCTCCTATGCGCGTTCGATCTTGCTGACCGCGCTGGAGCAGCAGCCGGATCGCGACATCTCCATCTACTGGGGCGGGCGCGAGCTCAAGCACCTGTACGATCTGAGCGAGCTGGAAGCGCTGTCGCTGCAGCACCCGAACCTGAAGGTGATCCCTGTGGTGGAGCAGCCGGAAGACGAATGGCGCGGCCGCAGCGGCACCGTGCTCAGCGCGGTACTGCAGGATTTCGGCACCCTGGCGGAGCACGATATCTACATTGCCGGCCGTTTCGAGATGGCGAAAATCGCCCGCGAACGTTTCTGCGCCGAACGCGGCGCGCAGGAAGCGCATATGTTTGGCGACGCTTTCTCGTTTATCTGA
- the ubiD gene encoding 4-hydroxy-3-polyprenylbenzoate decarboxylase, translating to MISMKYRDLRDFLSLLEKRGELKRISQPIDPYLEMTEIADRTLRAGGPALLFENPKGYDMPVLCNLFGTANRVAMGMGQEDVSALREVGKLLAFLKEPEPPKGFRDLFDKMPKFKQVLNMPTKVLGSAPCQEQVWQGDDVDLSRIPVMHCWPEDAAPLITWGLTVTRGPHKERQNLGIYRQQVLGKNKVIMRWLSHRGGALDYQEWCQAHPGERFPVAVALGADPATILGAVTPVPDTLSEYAFAGLLRGNKTEVVKCLSNDLEVPASAEIVLEGYIEPGEMAPEGPYGDHTGYYNEIDSFPVFTVTHITQRRNAIYHSTYTGRPPDEPAILGVALNEVFVPILQKQFPEIVDFYLPPEGCSYRLAVVTIKKQYAGHAKRVMMGVWSFLRQFMYTKFVIVCDDDVNARDWNDVIWAITTRMDPARDTVLVENTPIDYLDFASPVSGLGSKMGLDATNKWPGETEREWGRPIQMDEKVRARVDEIWDELAIFSDREPTL from the coding sequence ATGATCAGCATGAAATACCGTGACTTACGCGATTTCCTCTCGTTGCTGGAAAAGAGAGGGGAACTAAAACGCATCAGCCAGCCGATTGATCCTTATCTGGAAATGACAGAAATTGCCGATCGCACCCTGCGTGCGGGCGGCCCGGCGCTGCTGTTCGAAAACCCGAAAGGCTACGACATGCCGGTGCTGTGCAACCTGTTCGGCACCGCCAATCGCGTGGCGATGGGCATGGGGCAGGAAGACGTCAGCGCGCTGCGTGAAGTCGGCAAGCTGCTGGCGTTCCTCAAAGAGCCTGAGCCGCCAAAGGGTTTCCGCGATCTGTTCGACAAGATGCCGAAGTTCAAGCAAGTGCTGAATATGCCGACCAAGGTGCTGGGCTCCGCGCCGTGCCAGGAGCAGGTGTGGCAGGGCGATGACGTCGATCTCAGCCGTATTCCGGTGATGCATTGCTGGCCGGAAGACGCAGCGCCGCTGATCACCTGGGGGCTGACGGTAACCCGCGGGCCGCACAAAGAACGGCAGAACCTGGGCATTTACCGCCAGCAGGTGCTGGGCAAAAATAAAGTGATCATGCGTTGGCTGTCGCATCGCGGCGGCGCGCTGGATTACCAGGAATGGTGCCAGGCGCACCCCGGCGAACGTTTCCCGGTGGCGGTAGCGCTGGGCGCCGATCCCGCCACTATTCTCGGCGCGGTCACGCCGGTGCCGGATACCCTCTCCGAATACGCCTTCGCCGGGCTGCTGCGCGGCAACAAAACCGAAGTGGTCAAATGCCTGTCCAACGATCTGGAAGTGCCCGCCAGCGCGGAGATCGTGCTGGAAGGCTACATCGAGCCGGGGGAAATGGCGCCGGAAGGCCCGTATGGCGATCACACCGGGTATTACAACGAGATCGACAGCTTCCCGGTGTTCACCGTCACCCACATTACCCAGCGTCGCAATGCCATCTATCACTCGACCTATACCGGCCGTCCACCAGACGAACCGGCGATTTTGGGCGTGGCGCTGAACGAAGTGTTTGTGCCGATCCTGCAGAAGCAGTTCCCGGAAATCGTTGATTTCTATCTGCCGCCAGAGGGCTGTTCCTACCGCCTGGCGGTGGTGACCATCAAAAAGCAGTATGCCGGCCACGCCAAGCGGGTGATGATGGGCGTTTGGTCGTTCCTGCGCCAGTTTATGTACACCAAATTTGTTATTGTCTGTGACGACGACGTCAACGCGCGTGACTGGAATGATGTGATCTGGGCGATTACCACCCGAATGGATCCGGCAAGGGATACCGTTTTGGTGGAGAATACGCCGATCGACTATTTGGACTTCGCCTCGCCGGTTTCCGGGCTGGGTTCGAAGATGGGGCTGGACGCCACCAATAAATGGCCGGGTGAAACCGAGCGCGAATGGGGCCGTCCGATTCAGATGGATGAAAAGGTGCGTGCGCGCGTCGACGAAATCTGGGATGAGCTCGCAATCTTCAGTGACAGGGAACCGACGCTCTAA
- the pepE gene encoding dipeptidase PepE — MELFLLSNGKLSGEAELLGYAKSQLLAMIERRGVKSAVFIPYAMLRNDYDQRAQELAQTLGIEVTSIHRAASPAAAIAEAECILVSGGNTWMLNQALHEQGLIVPIQRAVRERSVPYVGWSAGCNVATPSIRTTNDMPVRCSVVLSALGLFPVQINPHYIDAHISGHMGETRDERLAEFCVVNPSESVVALREGSLLHVEGDELRYFSARQQGFKVFRHGEEIREYQDTRALASLVPFICR; from the coding sequence ATGGAGTTATTTCTGTTGAGCAACGGCAAGCTGTCCGGCGAAGCCGAACTGCTGGGATATGCCAAAAGCCAGCTGCTGGCGATGATTGAGCGCCGCGGCGTCAAATCCGCGGTATTTATCCCTTACGCCATGCTCCGCAATGACTACGACCAGCGTGCGCAGGAGCTGGCGCAGACCTTGGGCATTGAGGTCACCAGCATTCACCGCGCGGCCTCTCCGGCGGCGGCGATCGCCGAAGCAGAATGCATTTTGGTTAGCGGCGGCAATACCTGGATGCTGAACCAGGCGCTGCATGAGCAAGGGCTGATTGTGCCGATCCAACGTGCGGTGCGTGAGCGCAGCGTACCCTACGTCGGCTGGAGCGCCGGCTGCAACGTGGCGACGCCGAGCATTCGCACCACCAATGATATGCCGGTGCGTTGCAGCGTGGTGCTCTCGGCGCTGGGGCTGTTCCCGGTGCAGATTAATCCGCACTATATCGACGCCCACATCAGCGGCCACATGGGGGAAACCCGCGACGAGCGCCTGGCGGAGTTCTGTGTGGTCAACCCGAGCGAGTCGGTGGTGGCGTTGCGCGAAGGCAGCCTGCTGCACGTCGAAGGCGATGAGCTGCGTTATTTCAGCGCCAGGCAGCAGGGCTTCAAGGTTTTCCGCCACGGCGAAGAGATCCGCGAATATCAGGATACGCGCGCCCTGGCTTCGCTGGTGCCTTTTATCTGCCGCTGA
- the rfaH gene encoding transcription/translation regulatory transformer protein RfaH has protein sequence MESWYLLYCKRGQMLRAQEHLERQEVNCLSPIITLEKIVRGKRLAVSEPLFPNYLFVQFDPERIHTTTISATRGVSHFVRFGSLPTTIPHKVIEELQAHASETYVDPETPQPGDTVLIVDGVFEGLQAIYTEPDGEARSMLLLNLINKQISQSLDNRQFQKL, from the coding sequence ATGGAATCCTGGTACTTACTTTATTGCAAACGCGGCCAGATGTTACGGGCGCAGGAACATCTGGAGCGGCAGGAAGTCAACTGCCTCAGCCCGATCATCACGCTGGAAAAAATCGTGCGCGGCAAACGCCTTGCGGTCAGCGAACCCCTGTTCCCCAACTACCTGTTCGTGCAGTTCGATCCGGAGCGCATTCACACCACCACCATCAGCGCCACCCGGGGCGTCAGCCACTTTGTGCGCTTCGGTTCGTTGCCGACCACCATCCCGCATAAGGTAATCGAAGAGCTGCAGGCTCACGCCAGCGAAACTTACGTCGATCCGGAAACCCCACAACCGGGGGATACCGTGCTGATCGTCGACGGCGTATTCGAAGGGCTGCAGGCTATCTATACCGAGCCGGACGGCGAAGCGCGTTCGATGTTGCTGCTGAACCTGATCAACAAACAGATCAGCCAAAGCCTGGACAACCGGCAGTTCCAGAAGCTGTAA
- the hemB gene encoding porphobilinogen synthase has product MSYAFPGTFPGRRMRRVRRHDFSRRLVAENQLTVNDLIYPVFVMEGSNRQEEVSSMPGVSRMSIDLLIKEAEAIAKLGVPVISLFPVIEPGLKSLHAEEAYNPDGLVQRTVRALKDAVPELGILTDVALDPYTTHGQDGVIDEQGYVINDVTKDILVRQALSHAEAGAEIVAPSDMMDGRIGAIRDRLELQGLVNTQIMAYSAKYASCYYGPFRDALGSSGNLKGGNKKTYQMDPANSDEALQEIAQDLQEGADMVMVKPGMPYLDVVRRVKDTFGVPTFAYQVSGEYAMHMAAIQNGWLQEQPAVMESLMCFKRAGADGVLTYFAKRVAQWLHDDAMRR; this is encoded by the coding sequence ATGAGCTATGCATTTCCGGGCACCTTCCCTGGTCGCCGTATGCGCCGCGTGCGCCGTCATGACTTCAGCCGCCGGCTGGTCGCCGAGAATCAGCTGACGGTCAACGACCTGATTTATCCGGTATTCGTCATGGAAGGCAGCAACCGTCAGGAAGAGGTTTCCTCGATGCCCGGCGTATCGCGCATGTCTATCGATCTGTTGATCAAGGAAGCGGAAGCCATCGCCAAGCTTGGCGTGCCGGTGATCTCCCTGTTCCCGGTTATCGAGCCGGGCCTGAAGTCGCTGCATGCGGAAGAAGCCTACAACCCGGACGGCCTGGTGCAGCGCACGGTGCGTGCGTTGAAAGACGCGGTACCGGAACTGGGTATCCTCACCGACGTGGCGCTCGATCCCTATACCACCCACGGGCAAGACGGGGTGATCGATGAACAAGGTTATGTGATCAACGACGTCACCAAGGATATCCTGGTGCGTCAGGCGCTGTCCCATGCCGAAGCCGGCGCGGAAATCGTGGCGCCAAGCGACATGATGGACGGCCGTATCGGTGCGATCCGCGATCGCCTGGAGCTGCAGGGCCTGGTGAATACCCAAATCATGGCTTACTCCGCCAAATATGCCTCTTGCTACTACGGCCCGTTCCGCGACGCGCTGGGGTCCAGCGGCAACCTGAAGGGCGGCAACAAGAAAACCTACCAGATGGATCCGGCCAACAGCGACGAAGCGTTGCAAGAGATTGCGCAGGATCTGCAGGAAGGGGCGGATATGGTGATGGTGAAACCGGGTATGCCGTATCTGGACGTAGTGCGCCGGGTGAAAGACACCTTTGGGGTACCAACCTTTGCCTATCAGGTGTCCGGCGAATACGCCATGCACATGGCAGCGATTCAAAACGGTTGGCTGCAGGAGCAACCGGCGGTGATGGAATCGCTGATGTGCTTCAAGCGCGCCGGCGCCGACGGCGTGCTGACCTACTTCGCCAAGCGTGTGGCCCAGTGGCTGCATGACGACGCGATGCGGCGTTAA
- the tatD gene encoding 3'-5' ssDNA/RNA exonuclease TatD: protein MFDIGVNLTSPQFAKDQQQVVARARAAGVTGLLITGTDLQESRAASELAQQDGGYCWSTAGVHPHYASGWDDEAAGQIYALAARPEVVAIGECGLDFNRNFSTPAQQEAAFSAQLALAAELAMPVFLHCREAHARFAALLAPWLDKLPAAVVHCFTGTAEELKSCLSLGLSIGITGWVCDERRGLELRALLPQIPAERLLLETDAPYLLPRDLHPKPASRRNEPCFLPHILRQVAAWRQEDPEWLGQKTDENARRLFRLV, encoded by the coding sequence ATGTTTGATATCGGCGTGAATCTCACCAGCCCGCAGTTTGCCAAAGACCAGCAGCAGGTGGTGGCGCGCGCTCGTGCCGCCGGCGTGACCGGGCTGCTGATCACCGGCACCGATCTGCAGGAGAGCCGCGCGGCCAGTGAGTTGGCTCAGCAGGATGGCGGCTATTGTTGGTCAACCGCCGGCGTGCACCCCCATTATGCCAGCGGCTGGGATGACGAGGCGGCAGGGCAGATTTATGCGCTGGCCGCGCGCCCCGAGGTGGTGGCGATCGGCGAATGCGGGCTGGATTTCAACCGCAACTTCTCTACGCCCGCGCAGCAAGAGGCGGCGTTCAGCGCGCAACTGGCGCTGGCGGCGGAGCTGGCGATGCCGGTTTTCCTGCATTGCCGCGAGGCACACGCACGTTTTGCCGCGCTGCTCGCGCCCTGGTTGGATAAACTGCCCGCGGCCGTGGTGCACTGCTTCACCGGCACCGCCGAAGAATTAAAGAGCTGCCTGTCGCTGGGCCTGTCGATCGGTATTACCGGTTGGGTCTGTGATGAGCGGCGTGGCCTGGAACTGCGCGCCTTGCTGCCGCAGATCCCGGCGGAGCGTTTGTTGCTGGAAACTGACGCCCCCTATCTGTTGCCCCGGGATTTACACCCTAAACCTGCATCTCGCCGCAACGAACCCTGTTTTCTGCCCCATATCCTGCGCCAGGTGGCTGCCTGGCGCCAGGAAGATCCTGAATGGCTGGGGCAAAAAACCGATGAGAACGCCCGCCGGCTATTCCGGCTGGTCTGA
- the tatC gene encoding Sec-independent protein translocase subunit TatC, producing MAVEDTQPLISHLIELRKRLLNSIISVLVIFLVLVYFANDIYQLVSAPLIKQLPAGASMIATDVASPFFTPIKLTMIVSVFVSAPVILYQVWSFIAPALYKHERRLMMPLLVSSSLLFYLGMAFAYFVVFPLAFGFFAKTAPAGVMIATDINNYLDFVMALFMAFGVAFEVPVAIILLCWSGVTSPEDLKKKRPYVLVGAFVVGMLLTPPDVFSQTLLAIPMYLLFEVGVFFARFYTGKRRPQPEEEDEGDEPPAA from the coding sequence ATGGCTGTTGAAGATACCCAACCCCTTATCAGTCATCTGATAGAACTGCGTAAGCGGTTGTTAAACTCGATTATCAGCGTGCTGGTGATCTTCCTGGTGCTGGTCTATTTCGCCAACGATATCTATCAATTGGTTTCTGCGCCGCTGATCAAACAGCTGCCCGCCGGGGCGAGCATGATCGCCACCGACGTGGCGTCACCGTTCTTTACGCCAATCAAACTGACCATGATCGTCTCGGTGTTCGTTTCGGCGCCGGTGATCCTGTATCAGGTTTGGTCCTTCATCGCCCCGGCGTTGTATAAACATGAACGCCGGCTGATGATGCCCCTGCTGGTTTCCAGCAGCCTGCTGTTTTATCTCGGCATGGCCTTCGCCTACTTTGTCGTGTTCCCGCTGGCCTTTGGTTTCTTTGCCAAAACTGCGCCGGCAGGGGTGATGATCGCCACCGACATCAATAACTATCTCGATTTCGTCATGGCGCTGTTTATGGCGTTCGGCGTGGCTTTCGAGGTGCCGGTGGCCATTATCCTGCTGTGCTGGAGCGGCGTGACCTCGCCGGAGGATCTGAAGAAAAAGCGGCCTTACGTGCTGGTTGGCGCCTTTGTGGTCGGCATGCTGCTCACGCCGCCGGACGTGTTTTCACAAACCCTGCTGGCGATACCTATGTACCTGTTGTTCGAGGTTGGGGTGTTCTTCGCCCGCTTCTATACCGGTAAACGTCGTCCGCAACCGGAAGAAGAAGACGAGGGTGACGAACCCCCGGCAGCCTAA
- the tatB gene encoding Sec-independent protein translocase protein TatB, which yields MFDIGFSELLLVLVIGLVVLGPERLPVAVRTVSGWIRALRSLAASVQHELSQELKLQELQDSLKKAEQAGLQNLTPELKASMDELKEAAASLKRTYQGEKDELANTIHNPLVTDPEAIHDGVTPAEAATTATAPAAAPKPAPETQPTAALPQADTPAANAPAAVVAEAAPEPVADKTPASHQPSGDR from the coding sequence GTGTTTGACATTGGGTTTAGTGAGCTGCTGTTGGTGCTGGTTATCGGCCTGGTGGTCCTTGGGCCGGAACGGTTGCCGGTAGCGGTCAGAACAGTTTCGGGCTGGATCCGCGCGCTGCGTTCGCTGGCGGCTTCGGTCCAGCACGAGCTTTCGCAGGAGCTGAAGCTGCAAGAGCTGCAGGACAGCCTGAAAAAAGCCGAGCAGGCCGGGTTGCAGAATTTGACGCCGGAGCTGAAGGCGTCGATGGATGAGCTGAAAGAAGCGGCGGCGTCGCTGAAGCGCACTTATCAGGGCGAGAAAGACGAGCTGGCGAACACCATCCATAACCCGCTGGTTACCGATCCGGAAGCCATCCACGACGGTGTAACGCCGGCTGAAGCGGCGACCACCGCCACTGCGCCGGCTGCCGCGCCTAAACCGGCGCCGGAAACCCAGCCCACGGCGGCTTTGCCGCAGGCGGACACACCGGCGGCCAACGCGCCGGCTGCTGTCGTTGCCGAAGCGGCTCCTGAACCCGTTGCGGATAAAACCCCCGCGTCTCACCAACCTAGTGGCGATCGTTAA
- the tatA gene encoding Sec-independent protein translocase subunit TatA, whose product MGGISITQLLIIAVIVVLLFGTKKLRTLGSDLGASIKGFKKAIGDETPPPANTAEKSSLDDADFAAKPITDKQPEVKTEESKNKEQV is encoded by the coding sequence ATGGGCGGTATTAGTATTACGCAATTGTTGATCATCGCGGTGATCGTGGTGCTGCTGTTCGGTACCAAAAAGCTCCGTACGCTGGGCTCCGATCTCGGTGCATCCATCAAGGGTTTCAAAAAGGCGATCGGCGACGAAACGCCACCGCCGGCCAACACGGCTGAAAAAAGCAGCCTGGACGACGCTGACTTCGCGGCCAAGCCTATTACTGATAAGCAGCCGGAAGTAAAAACGGAAGAGTCGAAGAACAAAGAGCAGGTATAA
- the ubiB gene encoding ubiquinone biosynthesis regulatory protein kinase UbiB, giving the protein MTPGELRRLYFIVRVFLSYGLDELIPKMRLTLPLRFGRRLLFWMPNRHKDKPLGERLRLALQELGPVWIKFGQMMSTRRDLFPPHIADQLTLLQDRVAPFDGALARKHIELAMGGPLETWFDDFDQQALASASIAQVHTARLKTTGQEVVLKVIRPDIGPIIKADVRLMYRLAGWVPMLMPDGRRLRPREVVREYEKTLLDELNLLREAANAIQLRRNFEDSPMLYVPEVYSDYCRESVLVMERIYGIPVSDIATLERQGTNMKLLAERGVQVFFTQVFRDSFFHADMHPGNIFVSYEHPEDPCYIGIDCGIVGSLNKDDKRYLAENFIAFFNRDYRKVAELHVDSGWVPRDTNVEDFEFAIRTVCEPIFEKPLAEISFGNVLLNLFNTARRFNMEVQPQLVLLQKTLLYVEGLGRQLYPQLDLWTTAKPFLESWLRDQVGIPAVIRALKEKAPFWAEKLPELPELFYDSLQQHKLLQQSVDKLTGQMQAQRVRQGQSRYLFGVGATLLVSGTLLLLGQVEVFPAWMMAAGIVCWVIGWKRTT; this is encoded by the coding sequence ATGACCCCTGGCGAACTACGCCGCCTGTATTTTATCGTCCGCGTTTTTCTCAGTTATGGCCTGGATGAACTGATCCCTAAAATGCGTCTGACGCTGCCGCTGCGGTTTGGCCGCCGGCTGCTTTTCTGGATGCCGAACCGCCACAAGGATAAACCCTTGGGCGAGCGCCTGCGGCTGGCGCTGCAGGAGTTGGGCCCGGTGTGGATCAAGTTTGGCCAGATGATGTCGACCCGCCGCGATCTGTTCCCACCGCACATTGCCGATCAGCTGACGCTGCTGCAGGATCGGGTGGCGCCTTTTGACGGCGCCCTGGCGCGCAAGCATATCGAACTGGCGATGGGCGGCCCGCTGGAGACCTGGTTCGACGATTTTGACCAGCAGGCGCTGGCATCCGCCTCCATTGCGCAGGTGCACACCGCCCGGCTGAAAACCACCGGGCAGGAAGTGGTGCTGAAGGTGATTCGGCCGGATATCGGGCCGATCATCAAGGCCGACGTGCGGCTGATGTACCGCCTGGCAGGCTGGGTGCCTATGCTGATGCCGGACGGCCGCCGGCTGCGCCCGCGTGAAGTGGTACGCGAGTACGAGAAGACCCTGCTGGACGAGCTGAATCTGCTGCGCGAGGCGGCCAACGCCATCCAGCTGCGGCGCAATTTTGAAGACAGCCCGATGCTGTACGTGCCGGAAGTTTATTCCGATTACTGCCGCGAAAGCGTGTTGGTGATGGAAAGGATCTACGGTATTCCGGTTTCGGACATCGCCACGCTGGAGCGGCAGGGTACCAACATGAAGCTGTTGGCGGAGCGCGGCGTTCAGGTGTTCTTTACCCAGGTATTCCGCGACAGCTTCTTCCATGCGGACATGCATCCCGGTAATATTTTCGTCAGCTACGAGCACCCTGAAGATCCCTGCTACATCGGCATCGACTGCGGTATCGTCGGCTCGCTGAACAAGGACGACAAACGCTATCTGGCGGAAAACTTCATCGCCTTCTTCAACCGCGATTACCGCAAGGTGGCGGAGCTGCACGTAGATTCCGGCTGGGTGCCGCGCGACACCAACGTGGAAGATTTCGAGTTTGCCATCCGCACCGTTTGCGAGCCGATTTTCGAGAAGCCATTGGCGGAGATTTCGTTCGGCAACGTGCTGTTGAACCTGTTCAATACGGCGCGCCGCTTCAATATGGAAGTGCAGCCGCAACTGGTGTTATTGCAGAAGACCTTGCTGTATGTTGAAGGTCTGGGCCGGCAGCTCTACCCGCAGCTGGATCTGTGGACCACCGCCAAGCCGTTCCTCGAGAGCTGGCTGCGCGATCAGGTCGGCATCCCGGCGGTGATCCGCGCGCTGAAAGAAAAAGCGCCGTTCTGGGCGGAAAAGCTGCCCGAATTGCCGGAATTATTTTACGACAGCCTGCAGCAGCATAAACTGCTGCAACAAAGCGTTGATAAGCTGACTGGCCAGATGCAGGCACAGCGGGTGCGCCAGGGGCAATCGCGCTATTTGTTCGGCGTTGGCGCTACACTGTTAGTAAGCGGCACGCTGCTGTTGCTGGGGCAGGTCGAGGTGTTCCCGGCCTGGATGATGGCCGCCGGCATCGTCTGCTGGGTGATTGGCTGGAAGCGAACCACCTGA
- the ubiJ gene encoding ubiquinone biosynthesis protein UbiJ translates to MLFTPLLTGALETSLNSLLFRDRSMKAARQRLAGKVLRIELEELAAPLVLVFSELRVDVLGQSEDSADCKVRSRIPALLKLRDRQQLPVLMRSGELTVEGDIQVVQQLVGLLDLAEWDPAEWLAPYVGDIAAQGITQALGKGAGLLKAGLLRRQHDMAETLTEEWRLAPGPLEVVWFNEEVDAVTRSAQALIARMDKLEGKR, encoded by the coding sequence ATGCTGTTTACCCCGCTGTTGACCGGCGCGCTGGAAACCTCGCTGAACAGCCTGTTGTTCCGCGATCGCAGCATGAAAGCCGCCCGGCAACGCCTGGCGGGCAAGGTGCTGCGTATCGAACTGGAAGAGCTGGCCGCGCCGCTGGTGCTGGTATTCAGCGAACTGCGGGTGGACGTGCTGGGGCAGTCTGAAGACAGCGCCGATTGCAAGGTGCGCAGCCGCATCCCGGCGCTGCTCAAGCTGCGCGATCGCCAGCAGCTGCCGGTGCTGATGCGCAGCGGCGAGCTGACGGTGGAAGGCGACATCCAGGTGGTGCAGCAGTTGGTCGGGTTGCTCGATCTGGCGGAGTGGGATCCGGCTGAATGGCTGGCGCCCTACGTTGGCGACATCGCCGCTCAGGGGATTACTCAGGCGCTGGGCAAAGGCGCCGGGCTGTTGAAGGCCGGTTTGCTGCGTCGGCAGCATGATATGGCGGAAACCCTGACCGAAGAGTGGCGCCTGGCGCCGGGGCCGTTGGAAGTGGTGTGGTTCAACGAGGAAGTTGACGCCGTCACCCGCAGCGCGCAAGCGTTGATCGCCCGCATGGACAAGTTGGAGGGCAAGCGATGA